A window of the Bufo gargarizans isolate SCDJY-AF-19 chromosome 1, ASM1485885v1, whole genome shotgun sequence genome harbors these coding sequences:
- the LOC122935962 gene encoding 3-hydroxy-3-methylglutaryl-coenzyme A reductase-like: protein MLWLSPVAVKMLSRLFCMHGQFVASYPWEVIVGTVTITICMMSMNMFTGNDKICGWNYECPKFDKDVLSSDIIILTITRCIAILYIYFQFQNLRQLGSKYILGIAGLFTIFSSFALSTVVIHFLDKELTGLNEALPFFLLLIDLSKASALAKFALSSNSQVDVRDNIARGMAILGPTFTLDALVKCLVIGVGTMSGVRQLEIMCCFGCMSILANYIAFMTFFPACVSLVLELSRESREGRPIWQLTQFGNVLEEEEDNKPNPVTQRVKMIMSLGLVLVHAHSRWISEPFPQNSTAISDHKITIDYSMPKRIEPNMPLWQFYLSTMITMDIEQVITLGLALLLAVKYIFFEQTKSTLSLKNPITSPVTVQKKQVEHCCRMESVPETTPKERKVEDVSSKEEKEVVIKPLPLENSPKGNFMLDDSSSSADSSEEEKEGNFHIQKEPRPIDECLRILKNPEQGVQYLSDAEVMKLVNAKYIPSYKLESMMESPERGVAIRRQMLAPKLPQSSALLNLPYKNYDYSLVMGACCENVIGYMPIPVGVAGPLLLNNKEFQVPMATTEGCLVASTNRGCRAILLGGGAHSRILADGMTRGPVVRLPSACDAAEVKNWLDSPEGFKVIKDTFDSTSRFARLGRLKTSVAGRNLYIRFQSKTGDAMGMNMISKGTEKALSRLQEEFPELHVLAVSGNYCTDKKPAAINWIEGRGKSVVCEATIPANVVRELLKTSTAALVEVNINKNLIGSAMAGSIGGYNAQAANIVTAIYIACGQDAAQNVGSSNCITLMEATGPTNEDLYISCTMPSIEIGTVGGGTTLAPQQACLQMLGVQGASSEYPGKNACQLAQIVCGTVLAGELSLMAALAAGHLVKSHMVHNRSKINLQDMPGTCTKKAA from the exons ATGTTGTGGTT GTCACCAGTAGCCGTGAAGATGTTGTCCAGATTGTTTTGCATGCATGGCCAGTTTGTGGCTTCCTATCCCTGGGAGGTCATCGTGGGTACGGTGACCATCACCATCTGCATGATGTCCATGAACATGTTCACAGGGAATGATAAGATCTGCGGCTGGAACTATGAGTGCCCCAAGTTTGATAAA GATGTACTAAGCAGCGACATCATCATCTTAACCATCACACGGTGCATTGCCATCCTCTACATCTACTTTCAGTTTCAGAATCTCAGGCAGCTTggatctaaatacattttag GTATTGCTGGCCTCTTCACCATCTTTTCAAGCTTTGCCTTGAGCACAGTGGTCATTCATTTCCTGGATAAAGAACTGACGGGCTTGAA TGAGGCTCTTCCTTTTTTCCTGCTGCTTATTGATCTCTCAAAGGCCAGTGCATTAGCTAAATTTGCCCTTAGCTCCAACTCACAG GTCGACGTTCGAGACAACATTGCTCGTGGCATGGCCATCCTGGGGCCTACATTCACCCTGGATGCGCTTGTTAAATGTCTAGTGATTGGAGTGGGAACAATGTCAG GCGTTCGCCAGTTGGAGATAATGTGCTGTTTTGGCTGCATGTCCATCCTAGCAAACTATATTGCCTTCATGACGTTTTTCCCAGCCTGCGTGTCATTGGTGCTGGAG CTTTCCAGGGAAAGCAGGGAGGGGCGTCCAATCTGGCAGCTTACTCAGTTTGGAAATGTgttggaagaggaggaagacaaCAAGCCAAACCCTGTCACACAGAGAGTGAAGATGATCATG TCCCTAGGTCTCGTCCTTGTTCATGCTCACAGTCGGTGGATAAGTGAACCGTTCCCTCAGAACAGCACTGCCATTTCAGATCACAAGATTACCATTGACTATTCAATGCCAAAAAGGATTGAGCCCAACATGCCTCTCTGGCAATTCTATCTGTCTAC GATGATCACCATGGACATCGAACAGGTCATAACACTGGGTCTTGCTCTTCTTCTGGCAGtcaagtatatattttttgagcAGACCAAGTCTACCCTGTCCTTGAAGAACCCTatcacctctccagtcactgtGCAGAAGAAGCAGGTGGAGCATTGCTGCAGAATGGAATCGGTGCCAGAAACAACCCCAAAAGAACGTAAAGTAGAAGACGTTTCATCAAAGGAAGAGAAAG AAGTGGTCATAAAGCCGTTGCCACTTGAAAATTCACCCAAAGGTAACTTTATGCTGGATGACTCctcatcgtcagctgattcaagtgaagaggagaaggaaggaaaCTTTCATATACAAAAAGAGCCCCGACCCATTGATGAATGTCTTCGTATCCTGAAAAACCCAGAG CAAGGCGTCCAGTACTTGAGCGATGCGGAAGTGATGAAGCTGGTGAATGCTAAATACATCCCATCCTATAAGCTGGAGTCCATGATGGAGTCACCGGAGAGAGGAGTTGCTATTCGCAGGCAAATGCTGGCTCCCAAGCTTCCTCAGTCATCGGCCCTGTTGAACTTGCCTTACAAAAACTACGATTACTCCTTG GTAATGGGTGCATGCTGTGAGAATGTAATTGGGTATATGCCAATCCCTGTCGGTGTGGCAGGTCCTCTCCTCCTGAATAATAAAGAATTTCAGGTTCCTATGGCTACAACAGAAGGTTGCCTTGTGGCTAGCACCAACCGAGGCTGCAGAGCCATATTG CTGGGTGGAGGTGCCCACAGCCGTATCCTTGCTGATGGCATGACTCGTGGACCAGTTGTCAGGTTGCCTTCTGCATGCGATGCTGCTGAAGTGAAGAACTGGCTTGACAGTCCTGAGGGTTTTAAAGTTATAAAAGATACCTTTGATAGCACAAGCAG GTTTGCTCGTCTTGGGAGACTGAAGACCAGCGTCGCTGGACGAAATCTTTATATTCGCTTCCAGTCCAAAACCGGAGATGCTATGGGGATGAACATGATATCAAAG GGCACTGAGAAGGCTCTTTCCAGATTACAAGAAGAATTTCCTGAGCTCCATGTCCTTGCTGTTAGCGGTAACTACTGTACGGACAAGAAGCCAGCTGCAATCAACTGGATAGAGGGCAGAGGAAAATCTGTTGTTTGTGAAGCTACTATACCAGCAAATGTGGTGCGAGAG CTACTGAAGACATCTACAGCCGCCTTGGTTGAAGTGAACATCAACAAGAACTTGATTGGCTCTGCAATGGCTGGCAGTATCGGAGGTTACAATGCACAAGCGGCCAATATTGTGACTGCAATTTACATTGCCTGCGGACAG GATGCCGCTCAAAATGTTGGAAGCTCAAACTGCATCACCCTGATGGAGGCCACAGGTCCCACAAATGAGGACTTGTACATCAGCTGCACAATGCCTTCTATAGAGATCGGAACTGTGGGCGGAGGGACCACCCTGGCCCCACAACAGGCTTGCCTACAA ATGCTAGGAGTCCAAGGAGCGAGCTCTGAATACCCTGGCAAAAATGCCTGTCAGCTTGCACAGATTGTCTGTGGCACAGTATTGGCAGGAGAGCTTTCCCTTATGGCTGCCTTGGCAGCTGGACATCTAGTCAAGAGCCACATGGTCCACAACAG gTCCAAAATTAATCTTCAAGACATGCCAGGCACATGCACGAAGAAAGCTGCATGA